DNA sequence from the Vibrio ishigakensis genome:
AAGGCGTTGCGCTTCTGGCAACCAACGGCGGTGAGATCAAAGACTACGAAGGTGTAAACCTATCTGCTAAGCCTCAGCTTCCGCTCATCGCTATCAACACCACAGCGGGTACCGCATCTGAAATGACCCTTTTCTGCATCATCACAGATGAAGAGCGTCATATTAAGATGGCTATCGTAGACAAGAACACGACACCGATGATCTCTGTAAACGACCCTGAGCTAATGCTAGAGAAGCCAGCTTCTCTAACTGCAGCAACAGGTATGGATGCACTGACACACGCGGTAGAAGCCTATGTATCAACCGCAGCGACGCCTGTTACTGACGCAGTTGCTATCAAGGCGATCGAACTTATCCAAGCGAACCTGCGCACAGCAGTTGAGCACGGCGACAACATCGAAGCTCGCGAGCAGATGGCTTACGCTCAGTTCATGGCTGGCATGGCATTTAACAACGCCTCTCTTGGCTATGTTCACGCTATGGCTCACCAACTAGGCGGTTTCTACGACCTACCACACGGTGTATGTAACGCAATCTTGCTACCACACGTACAGCGCTACAACGCGCAAGTAGTTCCTGAGCGTCTGTTAGACGTAGCAAAAGCTATGGGTGTAGATGTTACAGGCATGACTGCAGAGCAAGGCGCAGAAGCGGCGCTTGAAGCTATCCAACAGCTTTCGAAAGATGTGAAGATCCCATCAGGCCTTAAAGAGCTAGATGTGAAAGAAGAAGACTTCAACACGCTAGCAGACAATGCACTAAAAGATGCGTGTGGTTTGACGAACCCTAAGCAAGCTTCGCATAAAGAAATCGTTGATATCTTTGCCGCGGCTATGTAGTTGATGCATTTCAAATAATAAGTTTGAAAGCCCGTAAGGTTTGTCTTGCGGGCTTTTTATTTGTAAGCTTATAGCGAGGAGTCGTCATACCGGCCTGCGATCCGGTAACTCTACTGAATTAATGCGCTTCGAAGATCCCGGATAATCGCATAGCGATTTCCGGGATGACGTGGAGAGTCTATTTCTGGGCTATGAACTATACAGCTAAGGGGGCTTTCCTAGTCCTATATAAATGGACCCCAGACAGCAATATCAAACCACCAATAATAAAGAAGGTCAGCATGTCTGCCCAAGTATCAACGGTTAGGCCGATCACCATGATCAGTCCTCCCAATATCTGAGTCATCTTACCCAAGTACTCACCTTGCCTGCGGTCTACATCCGCCTCTTCTTCCCCGCTGATCGGTGTCTTTAGGTTTTTAAGCATGGTATTGGTCTCCTCTGCCCTTTCTCCAGTTCGCTCTTTATAGAACAGACTGGTCATGGCAAAGAAACCACCGGTAATGACTATCTGAGCCAGCAGTGCGCTCACAACTGTTAAATCCACATACTCGCGATGAGTGAAGGACTCGGCGCCAAACAGTGGCAATAACCAGTTGACCTCAAAAACGAACTGCATAAAGGCTGAAACACATAAGCCAACCACGATAGTCGCCCAACCTGACCAATCTGGCGTGCGCACAATAACCAGCGCCAGCAAGGATGGAATAGAGATAGGCATTTGAAGCAGAGCACCAAACAGCATCATTAGGTCGAAGAAACTGTATTCACGGATAGAGGCAAACATCAGTGCAGCGCCTACCGACAACAAACCAGACACCAGAGTGGCTATCTTGCCAACCTTCATTTGGTCTCGTTCCGTGGATTCTTTATTGATCAGTGGCTGATACACGTTACGCACAAAGATCCCTGCGTTGCGGTTTAGTGCTGTCGTCATAGGGGCTACGGTAGCCGCTATCATGGCCGCAAGGACAAGTCCTAGTACGCCCGTTGGCATATAGTGGTCAATGTAGAAAAGATAGGCTGCGTTATTGGCACTTTCTGCAAGGTTTGGATAGAAGGCTTGAAGGTCAACGCCCATGCCTGCCGCTACCCAAGGTGGAATAAACCACATCACAGGGCCGATGATAAATAGCACACCCGCGACAAACGCAGCTTTCTTCGCTTCCTTCTCGTTGGTGGTCACTAGAAAGCGATAACAGGTCAGTGCGTTGTTGGTATTGATAGTCTGCTTGCTCATGATGATGACAATCCACAGGGCAAAGATGTGCCAATATTCGATGCCACTACCCATCAAAAAATCACCCGGGAACTGCTGCGCCATCTTCACCGGTCCCCCGCTCTCATACAGAGCGAATGCACCGACTGTCATAGTAATAGAGACCAATAGAATCAATTGGATAACGTTGGTAGCAGAAACCGTCCACGAGCCTCCACTAACTGCAACAAAGGTCACTACAGCGCCAACGATCAAGATAGTGATGTAGAGGTCGATATTGAACACGGCCGCGACAAATATCGCCAAACCATTAAGCCAGATAGCCGCAGAGATAATCCCTAGAGGGAAGCTAAGCCAGGTATAAAACTGCTCTGAGATACGACCAAAACGGAGTTTGATCACCTCCATCGGCGTTTCCGCACGAAGCTTACGATAGCGCTCTGCGAAGTAATAGGATGCGACAAAGAAGCCCATCGCATTACCCCAGAACAGAAATAGCACCGTCAGGCCGTCTTCATACGCCTTGGCCGCCGCTCCCGTAAAGGTCCATGCTGAAAATTGAGTCATAAAGGCGGTAGCGCCAGCCATCCACCACATCATTGCGCCGCCACCTCGGATAAATCCCGAAGAGGTTTTGGCGAACCGTTTAAAGATCATTGCAGCAAAGATAACGAATGCAAAATAGGCCAAAACAATGGCCAAATCTAACAACTCCATAAGCCCTCAAAGTGTAAATATGAAACTGAAACCACGTTCCATATTTTACTATTTATTTGTATGATTTTTGCTACCCAGTGCATATTCCTGCCAACCACTCACATAAGTTCCCAAGCAAATTGCAAGCAAATGTAAGCTGTTGCATAAGCTAAATCGCAGGTACAAAAAAACCGGACATGGCTTGAACCACATCCGGTTAATGTTTCAGTTTCGACTAAAGATTAGATCTTAGCGAAAGAACCAGTCCAGCTGAACTCACCTACTGTGTGCTCTGACTGCTGAGCTTCCTCAGCGCGGTTAGAGATACCGAAGTGGTAAGTGTTACCTGTAGTGGTTTGGATACGAACTACAGTGCCGTCAGCGGTGTCAGCTACTACATTTACAGACTCAACTAGACCACGAGCGTTAACAGACTGCTCGAACTCTTCGTTGAAGTAACCGTGAGTTTCTAGAACAGAAGCGAACACGTGATCTTTACCAGACTGGCGCATAATCATCGCAGGCTCGCTACGTAGGTTGAAGTCTGGATCGTTAGCACCAAGACGCGCGAAGATCACTTCACTGTCAGCGGTTGCGCTAGTGATCAGCGAGTAGTAGCTGTTGTTTACTAGCCAGCTAACCAGTGAGCTACCTTCAACCTTGCCAGAACCTAGGTTCCACAGGTGCTGATAACCGTCAGACTCACCCACAGGGCTTAGAGTAGAGTTAGTCTTGTATTCGAAGTCAGTACGGATGATCTGGCCTGAGTAGTGAACCGGTAGATCATACTGGTGCTCTTCTTCAGACTGGATACGGTACACATCGATTACTAGTGGCTTCTCGAACTCTTCGATGTCAGCAAGAATGATGCTTCGCTGCATATCTACGCCTTCGTAGTAGCCAGAGATACGACCACTCATGCCTTGAAGCTTCTCGTTTTCAACGTTGAAGAAGTGCTTCTCACCAAACTTAGACTCAGCTAGCGCTGTGTTGAAGTTGTTCTGAGTTTTCTGATCAACCGTTACTGTGTTGTGCGCAACAGTTTGCTTACAGTAAGACTTGTTCTCTGGGATGTAACGACCGCCAAACTTAGGCTCAACGTTTACCCAGCGACCGTAGCCGTAATCGTGCAGAACTTCGTGACCGCGGTTGAATACGCTTAGGTGTAGACCGTCATAGTGACCGTGGTCTAGCGCTGAGTGGTACTGGTGATCAGAGCCGTGCTGACCGAACCAGATAAGCGCCATAGTGTCATCATCTTGTGCGTCACGGTGACGTAGGATACCTAGACCACCCTTCTCGCCTTTAGGGCCATCAGTGATGTATAGGCTGCCCCAGTTAAATGGCTTGATTTCATCAGCCGCTTCAACTGCGTTAGATAGAGTTAAACCTGAGCTGTGAACCCAAACGTTTTGTTGGTGGTTAGCCATCGCAAGTAGTGTCTCAGCTTGCTCGTAGCGGTGGAAACATACAGATGTTGCCATCACAACGCCTTCATCATTGATAGAGATAGTCTTAGATGAATCGTTACAAGCTGGTAGAGAGCCGTCTGGGAATGCAGTCTTGAATACAGCGTAAGAAGTGGTCTTGATCACTGAGTCGTTGAACTCATAGATGCCGATCTCTGGTTGACGACGCTCAATCGCTTCTGCGAACAGGTAGATTGGACGTAGAGAGAAACGGTGGTAGTAAGGACCTTCCATGTAGTAGCCGTCTGGAGAGAACAGTTGGTCTAGCTGAGCTAGGAAACCACCGCTTACTTTGTCCAGTTTCAGACCGTAAAGTGCCTTATCTACAGACTCTTGATCGTTGATCGCATAGCCACAGATACCTACTGCCGCTACTGCCCACAGACCGTGGTTGTGTACGATGTCGAAGTCGTGACCGTAGGTTACTACGAACAGGTCGATCATCTGCTTGAACAGATCAGTCTCGATAAGCGTCTTCTGATCATCAGAAAGCGTATGGAAAACACAAGAGTATGCGCAAGATGCGTAAAGCATCCACATGTTCTCGTTCAGCGTTTGGTGGAAGATTTTACCCGGTGGGTTGGTATCTTTACTTACGTTGCTCTCAAGAGTTGGGTACACCTTAGCGTATGCCGTTAGCATATCTACGATGTAATCACGGTACTTCTGATCTTCTGTGATAAGGAAAAGACGACCAGCGATGTCCATGTGAATGTAGTTCTGCTTGTGACGGTTGTGCTCGTAACCGCCACCTTCACCGTGACCTGGAACCTCGATACCTACTTCTTGCATGTAGGCGTCAGCTTGCTTGATATCACGCGCTAGCGCTTTACCCAGCAGGCTATCCGTGCCTAGTGCTTTGCGAAGCTCAGCCGCTTCTTCGAAGTTAAGTAATAGTGGTTGATAGCTCATTTAAACTGTCTCCTGAGGGATAGCTTGGATTTCAACTGAATAGAAACCTGTCCAGTTGTATTTTTTATCATTGATAGTTAATTCGTTTTCAGATGTCTCGGATGCATTTGCATCGTTAGACAGTAGCAAAGTCACTCGAGATTGCTCGGTCTCGATCTCAACAGCCGATACTGCATCAGTGTGACCCTGTACTTTGATATTCTTAACCTTGCCGCGTGCATTAACTGACTGCTCGAACTCTTCATTGAAGTAGCCGTGTGTCTCTACCACAGAGGCAAACAGTGAGGTTTCGCCTTTGCTACGCAGAATAAACGCAGGCTCACTGCGAAGGTTGAAGCTAGGGTCGTTCGCGCCGGTGCGAGTAAAGATAACCTCACCATTGTCGTTCGAACTTGTACCTAGCCAGGTGTAATAGGTGTTGTTTTGTAGCCAGCTTACTAGTGCAGTTTCGTTTGCCTCACCTGCACCCACTTTCCATAGATGCTGATAGCCTGCATCGGTGCCAAGCGTTTCTAGAGTCTGATAGGTTTCATACTCGAAGTTGGTGCGGATAATCTGACCTTGATACTGATGAGAATAATCGTATTGATGCTCGCCCTCACCCTTAACGCGGTATAGGTCAATCAGAAGCGGAGCTTCAAGCTCTTCTAGAGAAAGCAAGAACACACTGCGCTGCAGACCAAAGCCATCATAATGTTCGTTAGCAAACGCACTCATGCCTTTTAGGCTTTCATCGTTTACTTGGAAGAAGTGTGGAGTACCACTTACTGAGTCTGCGCGGTCTACATCAAAGTAGTTCTGACAAGTCTCATCGATGGTAATCGCATTGTGTGCAATGGTTTGACGCGCATAGCCTGGGTTCTCAGGCAGATAACGACCACCAAACTTAGGCTCAACGTTTACCCAGCGAGCGAAACCGTATTCACGCAACACTTCTTGACCACGGTTAAAGAAGCTAATGCCTAGGGTATCGAAGTGACCGTGACCCATGCCGTGCATGCCATAGTTCATGACGAGTTGAGTAACGTCACCGCTATCATCTTGCATACGCACAAAACCTTGTGCGCCTTGGTCGCCATCAGGACCTTCTGCAAGCTCCATACTTGGCCAGTATGGAAGGCCGATCTCGCGCTCAGCTTGCGCTTTCTCATAAGCTTGAGAAAGCTTCAGACCACATGGGTGCATCCATACGCCATCTTGGATCTTAGCCATTCCTAGAATGTTGTCGTCTAGCTCGTAATGTGCACCATAGATGCTCACTGCAACCTGCACGCCTGCATCGGCAATGCCCATGCTTTGAGATGCATCGTTCAGTGCTGGGAAAACGCCATTAGGGTAAGCAGTGGCAAGCAGTGCTTGAACCGTATTGCCTACAACGCCATCTTTGTAGTTGTAGATGTCTACCTCAGGCATATGGCGATGGATGATCTCAGCCAACAAAACCAAAGGACGAATAGTAAAGCGAGAATAATATGGACCTTCTAGGTAGTAGCCAGAAGGTGCAAACAGGTTCGAAACCTGATCTAGGAAACCGCTAGTCGCATCACGGTCTTTACCGTAAACCGCCATCTCAAGATATTCTGGCTTGCCGATAGCAACTGCGCACGCACCTACTGCCGCGACAGCCCAAACACCGTGGTTGTGGATGTGGTCAAAACGGTATGCGTATTTTTCTGTGCTCATCTCAATCATAGGGATGAACACACGCTCTACGATACGGTCACGCTCTTCTTGGGTCATGGTTGAAGCAACACAAGAGTAAGCGATGCTGGTAAACAGCAACCAGCCGTGCTCGTTTAGAATTTGGTGGAATAGACGACCAGTAGGGTTAGTGTTCTTTTGAACTTGGTAGTCTAGGGTTAGGTACTTGTCTGCGTACCAGTTTAGTAGGTCTTTAACAAAGGTTGCGTACTTCTCTTCCTGAGTAATAAGGAAAAGACGACCAGCAATATTCATATAGGTGTAGTTTTGCTTGTGGCGGTTGTGTTCGTAACCACCTGCTTCGCCGTGTCCTGGAACATCAAGGCCAAGTGCCATATAAGCATCTACTTCAGCGATGTGTTTTGCGATGGACTTACCCATCAGTGTTGGACGGCCTACTTCTTTACGAAGTTGCTCGATTTCTTCTTGAGAAAGCAAAATCGGTTGTGGAGTCATCTCGTTTCACCTTTTGTGCACGAATTTTTAATTTTATGAGCTCTTTAGCCAACGACTTCTGTGTAATTTGAAAAACAGAGGCCTTTGAGGGCTTTTTGTGGCTATAAAGTAATACAATACGAGAAATTATCCTATACTTAGGTGGCAAAATAATGAGAAAAATCACAGTTCCTTGCATATTTTCTCAGTCGCTAAACTTAAGAAATCAGTAGAATAGTTCTCTAACTCCTTGATTATACAAACAAGGACTTAGGGACAATTGACCTAGGTCACACATCTATAAACTTATTGTATGACAATTAGGATTAATCCATTATGATAAAAAGTAGATAAAGTTTCTTTAATTCGCCCCGTAATCGAGGACAAGACTATGAACCCATTCTTCATTGCAGACGATCAACCTTGGGAAGACCTAGGAGATGGAATCTCTCGAAAGATTGTTGGTTATACCGACGACCTAATGGCAGTGCATGTTCGATTTGAAAAAGGTGCTGTCGGCGCAGTTCACAGCCACGAAATTCATGACCAGATCGGTTACGTAGTGTGCGGTAGCTTCGAAGCTGAAATCGAAGGTGAAAAGAAGGTTCTTAAGGCAGGAGATGCTTACATTGCACCCAAACACTTCAAACATGGTGCGGTTGCCCTAGAAGAAGGCAGTGTTCTACTTGACTGCTTCTCTCCGGCAAGAGAAGATTTCCTCAAATAATTATTCAGCCCCCAGACTTTTGGTACAAAAATGACATCATTAAACATCGCTATCATCGGCGAATGCATGGTAGAACTTCAGCAAAAAGGTGAACTTCTAAAGCAAGCATTCGGTGGCGACACTCTAAACACTGCTCTTTACCTATCTCGTCTTACACATAGCCATGGCATCAAAACTAGCTATGTAACTGCACTGGGCCAAGACCCATTCAGCGCAGACATGCTGTCTAAGTGGCAAGCAGAGAACATCGACACTGACCTAATCGCGCGTCTTTCTGACAAGCAACCTGGCCTTTACTACATCGAAACTGACAGCACTGGCGAGCGTAGCTTCCATTACTGGCGTAACGATGCAGCAGCTAAGTTCATGTTCGACCAAGCTGACTCTGCAAAACTTATCGAAACTCTAAGCGGCTATGATGCTATCTACCTAAGCGGCATCACTCTAGCAATCCTGACTGAAAACGGCCGTAACGAGCTATTCAACTTCCTAGAGAAGTTTGAAGGTAAAGTATTCTTCGACAACAACTACCGTCCAAAACTATGGGCAAGCCAAGAAGAAGCTCAGAAGTGGTATCTGAAGATGCTTGCGCACACTGATACTGCCCTACTGACCTTTGATGACGAGCAAGACCTATACGGTGACGAGCACGTTGAGCAATGCATCGAACGTACTCAAGGCGCTGGCGTTAAAGAGCTTGTGATCAAGCGCGGCGGCAAAGAGTGCCTAGTTGTTGAAGGCGAAAGCGCAAACTACGTTTCTGCAAACGTAATCGACAACGTAGTTGATACAACTGCAGCGGGCGACTCATTCAGCGCTGGTTTCCTAGCGAAACGTCTATGCGGTGGCACAGCACAAGAA
Encoded proteins:
- a CDS encoding heparinase II/III domain-containing protein, whose amino-acid sequence is MSYQPLLLNFEEAAELRKALGTDSLLGKALARDIKQADAYMQEVGIEVPGHGEGGGYEHNRHKQNYIHMDIAGRLFLITEDQKYRDYIVDMLTAYAKVYPTLESNVSKDTNPPGKIFHQTLNENMWMLYASCAYSCVFHTLSDDQKTLIETDLFKQMIDLFVVTYGHDFDIVHNHGLWAVAAVGICGYAINDQESVDKALYGLKLDKVSGGFLAQLDQLFSPDGYYMEGPYYHRFSLRPIYLFAEAIERRQPEIGIYEFNDSVIKTTSYAVFKTAFPDGSLPACNDSSKTISINDEGVVMATSVCFHRYEQAETLLAMANHQQNVWVHSSGLTLSNAVEAADEIKPFNWGSLYITDGPKGEKGGLGILRHRDAQDDDTMALIWFGQHGSDHQYHSALDHGHYDGLHLSVFNRGHEVLHDYGYGRWVNVEPKFGGRYIPENKSYCKQTVAHNTVTVDQKTQNNFNTALAESKFGEKHFFNVENEKLQGMSGRISGYYEGVDMQRSIILADIEEFEKPLVIDVYRIQSEEEHQYDLPVHYSGQIIRTDFEYKTNSTLSPVGESDGYQHLWNLGSGKVEGSSLVSWLVNNSYYSLITSATADSEVIFARLGANDPDFNLRSEPAMIMRQSGKDHVFASVLETHGYFNEEFEQSVNARGLVESVNVVADTADGTVVRIQTTTGNTYHFGISNRAEEAQQSEHTVGEFSWTGSFAKI
- a CDS encoding sodium:solute symporter family transporter — encoded protein: MELLDLAIVLAYFAFVIFAAMIFKRFAKTSSGFIRGGGAMMWWMAGATAFMTQFSAWTFTGAAAKAYEDGLTVLFLFWGNAMGFFVASYYFAERYRKLRAETPMEVIKLRFGRISEQFYTWLSFPLGIISAAIWLNGLAIFVAAVFNIDLYITILIVGAVVTFVAVSGGSWTVSATNVIQLILLVSITMTVGAFALYESGGPVKMAQQFPGDFLMGSGIEYWHIFALWIVIIMSKQTINTNNALTCYRFLVTTNEKEAKKAAFVAGVLFIIGPVMWFIPPWVAAGMGVDLQAFYPNLAESANNAAYLFYIDHYMPTGVLGLVLAAMIAATVAPMTTALNRNAGIFVRNVYQPLINKESTERDQMKVGKIATLVSGLLSVGAALMFASIREYSFFDLMMLFGALLQMPISIPSLLALVIVRTPDWSGWATIVVGLCVSAFMQFVFEVNWLLPLFGAESFTHREYVDLTVVSALLAQIVITGGFFAMTSLFYKERTGERAEETNTMLKNLKTPISGEEEADVDRRQGEYLGKMTQILGGLIMVIGLTVDTWADMLTFFIIGGLILLSGVHLYRTRKAPLAV
- the yiaY gene encoding L-threonine dehydrogenase; translated protein: MAAFFIPSINLMGAGCLVDAADNIKAQGFKKGLIVTDSILVNIGIVGKVQNLLTERNVETVVFDGTQPNPTITNVNDGLKLLKENECDFVISLGGGSPHDCAKGVALLATNGGEIKDYEGVNLSAKPQLPLIAINTTAGTASEMTLFCIITDEERHIKMAIVDKNTTPMISVNDPELMLEKPASLTAATGMDALTHAVEAYVSTAATPVTDAVAIKAIELIQANLRTAVEHGDNIEAREQMAYAQFMAGMAFNNASLGYVHAMAHQLGGFYDLPHGVCNAILLPHVQRYNAQVVPERLLDVAKAMGVDVTGMTAEQGAEAALEAIQQLSKDVKIPSGLKELDVKEEDFNTLADNALKDACGLTNPKQASHKEIVDIFAAAM
- a CDS encoding heparinase II/III domain-containing protein, which gives rise to MTPQPILLSQEEIEQLRKEVGRPTLMGKSIAKHIAEVDAYMALGLDVPGHGEAGGYEHNRHKQNYTYMNIAGRLFLITQEEKYATFVKDLLNWYADKYLTLDYQVQKNTNPTGRLFHQILNEHGWLLFTSIAYSCVASTMTQEERDRIVERVFIPMIEMSTEKYAYRFDHIHNHGVWAVAAVGACAVAIGKPEYLEMAVYGKDRDATSGFLDQVSNLFAPSGYYLEGPYYSRFTIRPLVLLAEIIHRHMPEVDIYNYKDGVVGNTVQALLATAYPNGVFPALNDASQSMGIADAGVQVAVSIYGAHYELDDNILGMAKIQDGVWMHPCGLKLSQAYEKAQAEREIGLPYWPSMELAEGPDGDQGAQGFVRMQDDSGDVTQLVMNYGMHGMGHGHFDTLGISFFNRGQEVLREYGFARWVNVEPKFGGRYLPENPGYARQTIAHNAITIDETCQNYFDVDRADSVSGTPHFFQVNDESLKGMSAFANEHYDGFGLQRSVFLLSLEELEAPLLIDLYRVKGEGEHQYDYSHQYQGQIIRTNFEYETYQTLETLGTDAGYQHLWKVGAGEANETALVSWLQNNTYYTWLGTSSNDNGEVIFTRTGANDPSFNLRSEPAFILRSKGETSLFASVVETHGYFNEEFEQSVNARGKVKNIKVQGHTDAVSAVEIETEQSRVTLLLSNDANASETSENELTINDKKYNWTGFYSVEIQAIPQETV
- a CDS encoding cupin domain-containing protein; its protein translation is MNPFFIADDQPWEDLGDGISRKIVGYTDDLMAVHVRFEKGAVGAVHSHEIHDQIGYVVCGSFEAEIEGEKKVLKAGDAYIAPKHFKHGAVALEEGSVLLDCFSPAREDFLK
- a CDS encoding 2-dehydro-3-deoxygluconokinase; this translates as MTSLNIAIIGECMVELQQKGELLKQAFGGDTLNTALYLSRLTHSHGIKTSYVTALGQDPFSADMLSKWQAENIDTDLIARLSDKQPGLYYIETDSTGERSFHYWRNDAAAKFMFDQADSAKLIETLSGYDAIYLSGITLAILTENGRNELFNFLEKFEGKVFFDNNYRPKLWASQEEAQKWYLKMLAHTDTALLTFDDEQDLYGDEHVEQCIERTQGAGVKELVIKRGGKECLVVEGESANYVSANVIDNVVDTTAAGDSFSAGFLAKRLCGGTAQEAAAAGHAVAGTVIQYPGAIIPAEAMPELSL